Proteins from a genomic interval of Massilia sp. KIM:
- a CDS encoding GDSL-type esterase/lipase family protein, producing MRRALILTLSVFGLPAAASSAAQPPVLRQLLVQAPAVTAELLCEKKTAAPRPAAAPDPDPLEVPSGDLVASMIAEALPAPQAAGPAPLPRFKPAGAGLRIAIWGDSHLAAGFFSDELRKQLKFPLEASPNLLLPANMGRAGVRHPIRQSCVSTHWKYEPGYLGGESAAAPGPGLMSMSSEQAGASLAWDLRQPGQWAGYERVRILYQQTDTPVTVAVAVNGEPDKEVVLDGAAGPAVLELASEGQITQVRLRLVEGRLRFHGLELASSQAKPVQLDVFGYPGATVAAWKHARLDYLSSWFTARDYGLVVLEFGTNEGNVKPFDAAAYRATLVDSVRAMRGLFPQAACILVAPGDRGILVRRSANLGKTAKPRKGGKAGVDLLQYSRIHAEIGRIQAEVAREAGCGVWSMLDAMGGPGSAYQWARQSPALMSRDLIHFTVAGYQRLARKFAEDTGLGAQPALAR from the coding sequence ATGCGCCGCGCCCTGATCCTCACCCTGTCCGTATTCGGCCTCCCGGCCGCCGCCAGCAGCGCGGCGCAGCCGCCGGTGCTGCGCCAGCTCCTGGTCCAGGCGCCCGCCGTCACGGCCGAGCTGCTGTGCGAGAAGAAGACCGCCGCGCCCCGCCCGGCCGCCGCGCCCGACCCCGATCCGCTCGAAGTGCCGAGCGGAGACCTGGTCGCCAGCATGATCGCCGAAGCCCTGCCCGCGCCCCAGGCCGCCGGGCCGGCGCCGCTGCCGCGCTTCAAGCCCGCCGGTGCCGGCCTGCGCATCGCGATCTGGGGCGACAGCCACCTGGCCGCCGGCTTCTTTTCCGACGAACTGCGCAAACAGCTGAAATTCCCGCTCGAAGCCAGCCCCAACCTGCTGCTGCCGGCCAACATGGGCCGCGCCGGAGTGCGCCATCCAATCCGCCAGTCCTGCGTGTCGACGCACTGGAAGTACGAACCGGGCTACCTGGGCGGCGAGAGCGCGGCCGCGCCCGGCCCGGGCTTGATGAGCATGTCGAGCGAGCAGGCCGGCGCCAGCCTGGCCTGGGACCTGCGTCAGCCGGGCCAGTGGGCCGGCTACGAGCGGGTGCGCATCCTCTACCAGCAGACCGACACGCCGGTGACGGTAGCGGTGGCCGTCAACGGCGAGCCCGACAAGGAAGTGGTGCTCGACGGCGCCGCCGGCCCCGCCGTGCTGGAACTGGCCTCCGAAGGACAGATCACCCAGGTGAGGCTGCGCCTGGTCGAGGGACGCCTGCGCTTTCATGGCCTGGAGCTGGCGTCCAGCCAGGCCAAGCCCGTCCAGCTCGACGTGTTCGGCTATCCGGGCGCCACGGTGGCGGCCTGGAAGCACGCCCGGCTGGACTATCTGTCCTCGTGGTTCACGGCGCGCGACTACGGGCTGGTGGTGCTGGAATTCGGCACCAACGAAGGCAACGTCAAGCCTTTCGACGCCGCCGCCTACCGCGCCACCCTGGTCGACTCGGTGCGCGCCATGCGCGGCCTGTTCCCGCAGGCGGCCTGCATCCTGGTCGCGCCGGGCGACCGCGGCATCCTGGTGCGGCGCTCGGCCAACCTGGGCAAGACAGCGAAGCCGCGCAAGGGCGGGAAGGCCGGCGTCGACCTGTTGCAGTATTCGCGTATCCACGCCGAGATCGGACGCATCCAGGCCGAGGTGGCGCGCGAGGCCGGCTGCGGCGTGTGGAGCATGCTGGATGCCATGGGCGGGCCCGGCAGCGCCTACCAGTGGGCGCGCCAGTCGCCGGCCCTGATGTCGCGCGACCTGATCCACTTCACGGTGGCCGGCTACCAGCGCCTGGCGCGCAAGTTTGCCGAGGACACGGGCCTGGGCGCGCAGCCGGCGCTGGCCCGCTGA
- a CDS encoding acyltransferase family protein, translating to MNSHSHKGNARFAELDGLRALAVVSVILFHLEISSVLDAGFFGVDMFFTISGFIITSLLLREYRSAGAFGFMNFYFRRLKRLMPPVLVLILVALPVTAAVSDSAYAWLKADVPAALSYMSNWWQIVAKQDYFDTTPHVLKHLWSLAIEEQFYLVWPPVAYLLLKRWGVRAVGAFAAAVALAGAAWMAWRYQLDPGAPDHNPLYLGTDTHTMGLFAGAALACFWDPWARKSGDAASTTWRVLALASLALLGFMMQTMNTSQPFLYQGSFLLVPVLTCVVIYTTMSDRDFAVSTLLRNPAVQWAGLRSYSLYLVHWPVFCWMRLLDAGDFADWRNLALALGLTALLSEALYRGVEQTSSRLDLNTPKVLRKGMVIGAYVIMAGLVALATVRDGALQAPLQIAGPAPQTLPATASPGTSAGAPAAPAEDIDAGAVISGGEDIYAIGDSVLLGASSYLSRTIPGIHIDAAVGRQASQGLKVVQEWRARAGKASTVLVHLGTNGYINEDQFRELLQALADRKSVIVINVHAGRRWTAPNNEIIGRLAREFVNVRVIDWDALAANHPEYFVKDGIHLTKKGILALSARVKAATGGTVIAPGSPTMLAAAGPAAQAAPAPLRSRFEAPAPAPVTEPTPAAPPAQAEPASEPAPESAPVHAPAQEAAPEPAAGDTAPLPEGAAAGEALAMLRWQHDE from the coding sequence ATGAACTCTCACAGCCACAAGGGGAACGCCCGCTTTGCCGAACTGGATGGGCTGCGCGCGCTCGCCGTCGTCTCGGTGATCCTGTTCCACCTCGAGATCAGCAGCGTGCTCGACGCCGGTTTCTTCGGGGTCGACATGTTCTTCACGATCTCGGGCTTCATCATCACTTCCCTGCTGCTGCGCGAGTACCGCAGCGCCGGCGCCTTCGGCTTCATGAATTTCTATTTCAGGCGCCTGAAGCGCCTGATGCCGCCGGTGCTGGTGCTGATCCTGGTGGCCTTGCCGGTCACCGCCGCCGTCTCCGATTCGGCCTACGCCTGGCTCAAGGCGGACGTGCCGGCCGCCCTGTCCTATATGTCGAACTGGTGGCAGATCGTGGCGAAGCAGGACTACTTCGACACCACGCCCCACGTCCTCAAGCACCTGTGGTCATTGGCGATCGAGGAACAGTTCTACCTGGTGTGGCCGCCGGTCGCCTACCTGCTGCTCAAGCGCTGGGGCGTGCGCGCCGTAGGCGCCTTCGCGGCCGCGGTCGCGCTGGCGGGCGCCGCCTGGATGGCCTGGCGCTACCAGCTCGACCCCGGCGCGCCCGACCACAATCCGCTCTACCTGGGCACCGACACCCATACCATGGGCCTGTTCGCCGGCGCCGCCCTGGCCTGCTTCTGGGACCCCTGGGCCAGGAAGAGCGGGGACGCTGCCTCCACCACCTGGCGCGTGCTGGCCCTGGCCTCCCTGGCCCTGCTCGGCTTCATGATGCAGACCATGAACACCTCCCAGCCCTTCCTCTACCAGGGAAGTTTCCTGCTGGTGCCGGTGCTGACCTGCGTCGTCATCTACACCACCATGAGCGACCGCGACTTCGCAGTGTCGACCCTGCTGCGCAATCCGGCGGTCCAATGGGCCGGCCTGCGTTCGTACTCGCTCTACCTGGTGCACTGGCCGGTGTTCTGCTGGATGCGCCTGCTGGATGCGGGCGACTTCGCCGACTGGCGTAACCTGGCGCTCGCCCTGGGCCTGACCGCCCTGCTGTCCGAGGCGCTGTACCGCGGCGTCGAACAGACCTCTTCGCGGCTGGACCTGAACACCCCGAAAGTGTTGCGCAAAGGAATGGTTATCGGCGCCTACGTTATAATGGCCGGGCTGGTGGCCCTGGCCACCGTCCGTGACGGCGCCCTCCAGGCGCCGCTGCAGATAGCCGGGCCGGCGCCGCAGACGCTACCCGCGACAGCGAGCCCGGGCACGAGCGCCGGCGCGCCGGCGGCGCCCGCCGAGGACATCGATGCGGGCGCGGTGATCTCGGGCGGCGAGGACATCTACGCCATCGGCGACTCGGTGCTGCTCGGTGCGAGCAGCTACCTGTCCAGGACCATCCCGGGCATCCACATCGACGCCGCCGTCGGCCGGCAGGCCAGCCAGGGCTTGAAGGTGGTGCAGGAATGGCGCGCCAGGGCCGGCAAGGCTTCCACCGTGCTGGTGCACCTGGGGACCAACGGCTACATCAACGAGGACCAGTTCCGCGAACTGCTGCAGGCGCTGGCGGACCGCAAATCGGTCATCGTCATCAACGTGCACGCGGGCCGCCGCTGGACCGCGCCGAACAACGAGATCATCGGGCGCCTGGCGCGCGAGTTCGTCAACGTGCGCGTGATCGACTGGGACGCGCTGGCCGCGAACCATCCGGAGTACTTCGTCAAGGACGGCATCCACCTGACGAAGAAGGGCATCCTGGCGCTGAGCGCCCGGGTCAAGGCGGCCACCGGCGGCACGGTCATCGCGCCCGGTTCGCCCACCATGCTGGCCGCCGCCGGACCGGCGGCCCAGGCCGCGCCCGCGCCGCTGCGCAGCCGGTTTGAAGCGCCGGCGCCCGCGCCGGTCACCGAGCCCACGCCGGCCGCGCCGCCGGCGCAGGCGGAACCGGCGTCCGAGCCGGCGCCCGAATCGGCCCCAGTACATGCGCCGGCGCAGGAAGCCGCGCCCGAGCCGGCGGCCGGCGACACCGCGCCGCTGCCGGAAGGCGCGGCCGCGGGCGAGGCGCTGGCGATGCTGCGCTGGCAGCACGACGAATAA
- a CDS encoding DUF1800 family protein, with product MRLMPTTLLALCCLLADGARAATPLSADEALHVLNRMGYGPRPGEIGALRASGLASHLDSQLDPATPGLTGAAARRVHALSLARADARPGEADALARQERLLRAIASGRQLEEVLLAFWLAQLPPASPASLAAIAEQARPHLFGPYRDLRAALPGLSAGVSPRSLCRSLAVFFVSERPPASLVKRMEAAWRRSGGEQRAVLRSLFTSADFLAPDYRGGKRKDPFRLLVSALRAGGLEVANAAPLADAQVALEAGEPRAWERTAFALAQGGLPLAAEAPSRARQSSAAPPLRATPGAPSQPGALASPVSAVHEAPTPSAVAMAAATPTPPLQAARLRAALGMDPGAGAAPETAVDVLLDDAFRYR from the coding sequence ATGCGCCTGATGCCGACAACCCTGCTTGCCCTCTGCTGCCTGCTGGCGGACGGCGCGCGCGCGGCGACCCCGCTCAGCGCCGATGAGGCCCTGCACGTGCTGAACCGGATGGGTTACGGGCCGCGTCCGGGCGAGATCGGCGCCCTGCGCGCCTCCGGGCTGGCGTCCCATCTCGACAGCCAGCTCGATCCCGCCACGCCGGGATTGACGGGCGCCGCCGCGCGCCGGGTGCACGCGCTGAGTTTGGCGCGCGCCGATGCCCGGCCCGGGGAGGCGGACGCGCTGGCGCGCCAGGAACGCCTGCTGCGCGCCATCGCGAGCGGGCGGCAGCTGGAGGAGGTGCTGCTGGCGTTCTGGCTGGCGCAGTTGCCGCCCGCCAGCCCGGCGAGCTTGGCCGCCATCGCCGAACAGGCGCGTCCGCACCTTTTCGGTCCCTATCGCGACTTGCGCGCGGCGCTGCCCGGCCTGTCCGCGGGCGTTTCGCCCCGGTCGCTGTGCCGGTCCCTGGCCGTTTTTTTCGTCAGCGAGCGGCCGCCCGCCAGCCTGGTGAAGCGGATGGAAGCCGCCTGGCGCCGCAGCGGCGGCGAGCAGCGCGCGGTCCTGCGCAGCCTGTTCACGAGCGCGGACTTCCTCGCGCCTGATTACCGGGGCGGCAAGCGCAAGGACCCGTTTCGTCTGCTGGTCTCGGCGCTGCGGGCCGGCGGCCTGGAAGTGGCGAATGCGGCGCCATTGGCCGACGCGCAGGTGGCGCTCGAGGCAGGGGAGCCCCGCGCCTGGGAGCGGACCGCGTTTGCGCTGGCGCAGGGTGGACTGCCGCTGGCGGCCGAGGCGCCGTCGCGGGCGCGGCAGTCATCGGCGGCGCCGCCCCTGCGCGCCACCCCGGGCGCGCCCTCGCAGCCGGGCGCGCTCGCTTCCCCGGTGAGCGCAGTGCACGAGGCGCCGACCCCGTCGGCGGTGGCAATGGCTGCCGCCACGCCCACCCCGCCGTTGCAGGCCGCGCGGCTGCGCGCAGCGCTCGGGATGGATCCCGGCGCCGGTGCGGCGCCCGAGACGGCAGTCGATGTGTTGTTAGATGATGCTTTTCGGTACCGCTAA
- a CDS encoding DUF6702 family protein has protein sequence MILRLIKTACLALLIALSTAAHAHRFHTGITDISYNERTRSTEIVHIYMAHDIEALLMNLYQRQFDLSDPEDQQVLRKYIDQQFGIKGPDNKPLPLRWVGMTVDAQSVTIYQEAEQTPLSQAATIRHGVLVDFLPDQVNTVNLTESGVTRSLTFLRAALEQPARQQSK, from the coding sequence ATGATCCTTCGGCTGATCAAGACCGCCTGCCTGGCCCTGCTCATCGCGCTGAGCACGGCGGCGCACGCGCACCGCTTCCACACCGGCATCACCGACATCTCGTACAACGAGCGGACCAGGAGCACCGAGATCGTGCACATCTACATGGCGCACGACATCGAGGCCCTCCTGATGAACCTCTACCAGCGCCAGTTCGACCTGAGCGACCCCGAGGACCAGCAGGTGCTGCGCAAGTACATCGACCAGCAGTTCGGCATCAAGGGGCCGGACAACAAGCCCCTGCCGCTGCGCTGGGTCGGCATGACGGTCGACGCCCAGAGCGTCACCATCTACCAGGAGGCCGAGCAGACCCCGCTGTCGCAGGCGGCCACGATCCGCCACGGCGTGCTGGTCGACTTCCTGCCCGACCAGGTCAACACCGTCAACCTGACCGAGAGCGGCGTCACCCGGTCCCTGACCTTCCTGCGCGCGGCGCTGGAGCAGCCGGCCCGCCAGCAATCCAAATAA
- a CDS encoding transglycosylase SLT domain-containing protein — protein MRALRNLMILIRVLGVLALALLLYAWIDPVRVSGWLDAMGGEDAARSEQLEAAATEMPDLDAIPTVARPLHVSRAQAAMARWLGARYRVSPAALEALIVEADRLGKTYKLSPNLIIAVMAIESNFHPYIQSEAGAQGLMQVMPGIHAKRYEKFGGKTSFVDPIVSLKVGAEILRDCVKLKGGSETEALRFYFGGGPASDAYVEKVRAEQRRLNMVAAGVRVPTSD, from the coding sequence ATGCGTGCCCTGCGTAATCTGATGATCTTGATACGGGTGCTGGGCGTGCTGGCGCTCGCCCTGCTCTTGTACGCCTGGATCGACCCGGTGCGCGTCAGCGGCTGGCTGGACGCCATGGGCGGCGAAGACGCCGCCCGCTCGGAGCAGCTCGAAGCTGCCGCGACCGAGATGCCCGACCTGGACGCCATCCCCACGGTGGCGCGCCCGCTGCACGTGAGCCGCGCCCAGGCCGCGATGGCGCGCTGGCTGGGCGCCCGCTACCGGGTGTCGCCGGCGGCGCTCGAGGCCCTCATTGTCGAAGCCGACCGGCTCGGCAAGACCTACAAGCTCTCGCCCAACCTGATCATCGCGGTGATGGCGATCGAATCGAACTTCCACCCCTACATCCAGAGCGAAGCCGGGGCCCAGGGCCTGATGCAGGTGATGCCCGGCATCCACGCCAAGCGCTACGAGAAGTTCGGCGGCAAGACCAGCTTCGTCGACCCGATCGTCAGCCTGAAGGTGGGCGCCGAGATCCTGCGCGACTGCGTCAAGCTCAAGGGCGGCTCGGAGACCGAGGCCCTGCGCTTCTATTTTGGCGGCGGTCCCGCGAGCGACGCCTATGTCGAGAAAGTCAGGGCCGAGCAGCGGCGCCTGAACATGGTGGCGGCCGGCGTGCGCGTGCCGACCAGCGATTGA
- a CDS encoding 2OG-Fe dioxygenase family protein, protein MSTPQAPYTEPSQLADALRTQGYALLRPADLSHLAGCSLAELHSLVPSWDRLELDNYLKDGGRYRRRRHSCFIDDGAALAQTPHRAHWQPVEYNALHGGMHRLFAPMEPDTVANPAWTRLLRALGAACSQVRGPQRWFVEAHQFRIDTTDGIGRPTPEGAHRDGVDFVAVILIDRHAIKGGETRVFEADGPAGQRFTMLEPWTLLLLDDAAVIHESTPIQPLGEHGHRDTLVLTWRAGGFQGEGA, encoded by the coding sequence ATGAGTACACCGCAAGCTCCCTACACCGAACCCTCGCAACTGGCGGACGCCCTGCGCACCCAGGGCTACGCCCTGCTGCGCCCCGCCGACCTGTCCCACCTGGCCGGCTGCAGCCTGGCCGAGCTGCACTCGCTCGTCCCGAGCTGGGACCGGCTCGAGCTCGACAACTACCTGAAGGACGGCGGCCGCTACCGCCGCCGCCGCCACTCCTGCTTCATCGACGACGGCGCCGCGCTTGCGCAAACGCCGCACCGCGCCCACTGGCAGCCGGTCGAGTACAACGCCCTGCACGGCGGCATGCACCGCCTGTTCGCGCCGATGGAGCCCGACACCGTCGCCAACCCGGCCTGGACCCGCCTGCTGCGCGCCCTGGGCGCGGCCTGCTCCCAGGTGCGCGGCCCGCAGCGCTGGTTCGTCGAAGCCCACCAGTTCCGCATCGACACCACCGACGGCATCGGCCGCCCGACCCCGGAAGGCGCGCACCGCGACGGCGTCGATTTCGTGGCCGTCATCCTGATCGACCGCCACGCCATCAAGGGCGGCGAGACCCGCGTGTTCGAGGCCGACGGCCCGGCCGGCCAGCGCTTCACCATGCTCGAACCCTGGACCCTGCTGCTGCTGGACGACGCCGCCGTCATCCACGAGTCGACCCCGATCCAGCCGCTGGGCGAACACGGCCACCGCGACACCCTGGTGCTGACCTGGCGCGCCGGCGGCTTCCAGGGCGAGGGCGCCTGA
- a CDS encoding efflux RND transporter periplasmic adaptor subunit: MQIHRISRAALAACLVALSLAGCAGGKDEQAAAPKPALTVSTGLPSTATLPLDLSANGSIAAWQEAVIGSESGGLRLLEVRVNVGDVVKKGQVLAVFQDETVRADVEQARAALQEAEANAAEAAANAERANNLRSSGALSEQQVTQYLTAGRAAAARVTAARATLTQQRLRLKYTQVLAPDAGVISARSATVGAVVGIGTELFRMIRQGRLEWRAEVTAQDLGRIKPGMQALVRAASGVEVSGKVRTVAPSVDPQSRIALVYVDLPPALSPGAPLKAGMFASGRFRLGESTALTVPQSAIAVRDGFSYVFRLNRDSRVSQLKVGTGRRLGDRVEITQGLEPGAPIVVSGAGFLNDGDLVRNVPAPARAEGRAP, encoded by the coding sequence ATGCAAATTCACCGGATTTCCCGCGCCGCCCTGGCTGCTTGCCTGGTGGCGCTGAGCCTGGCCGGCTGTGCGGGCGGCAAGGACGAGCAGGCGGCCGCCCCCAAGCCTGCCCTCACCGTCTCCACCGGCCTGCCCTCCACCGCCACCCTGCCGCTCGACCTGAGCGCCAACGGCAGCATCGCCGCCTGGCAGGAAGCCGTGATCGGCAGCGAATCGGGCGGCCTGCGCCTGCTCGAAGTGCGGGTCAATGTCGGCGACGTGGTCAAGAAAGGCCAGGTGCTGGCCGTGTTCCAGGATGAGACGGTGCGCGCCGACGTCGAGCAGGCGCGCGCTGCGCTGCAGGAAGCCGAGGCCAACGCGGCCGAGGCGGCCGCCAACGCCGAGCGCGCCAACAATCTGCGCAGCTCGGGAGCGCTGAGCGAGCAGCAGGTGACCCAGTACCTCACCGCCGGGCGCGCCGCCGCCGCGCGCGTGACGGCGGCCCGCGCCACCCTCACCCAGCAGCGGCTGCGCCTGAAGTACACCCAGGTGCTTGCGCCGGACGCCGGCGTGATCTCGGCGCGCAGCGCCACCGTCGGCGCCGTGGTCGGCATCGGCACCGAATTGTTCCGCATGATCCGCCAGGGCCGCCTGGAGTGGCGCGCCGAAGTCACCGCACAAGACCTGGGCCGCATCAAGCCCGGCATGCAGGCCCTGGTGCGCGCCGCCAGCGGCGTCGAGGTCAGCGGCAAGGTGCGCACCGTGGCGCCCTCGGTCGACCCGCAGAGCCGCATCGCCCTGGTCTACGTCGACCTGCCGCCGGCGCTGTCGCCCGGCGCGCCGCTCAAGGCAGGCATGTTCGCCAGCGGCCGTTTCCGGCTGGGCGAATCGACCGCGCTGACCGTGCCGCAGTCGGCGATCGCGGTGCGCGACGGCTTCTCTTACGTGTTCCGCCTGAACCGCGACAGCCGCGTCAGCCAGCTCAAGGTCGGCACCGGGCGCCGCCTCGGCGACCGGGTCGAGATCACCCAGGGCCTGGAGCCGGGGGCGCCCATCGTGGTGAGCGGCGCCGGCTTCCTGAATGACGGCGACCTGGTGCGCAATGTCCCGGCGCCGGCGCGCGCCGAGGGGCGGGCGCCATGA
- a CDS encoding TonB-dependent receptor yields MNLRLIPCALAALSVHTAAQADDFMLQRVLVEGARASQLGVADSAGAGSAGAKDLANRIAYRPGELLEVTPGLIASQHSGEGKANQFYLRGFNLDHGTDLATWVDGMPVNQRSHAHGQGWTDLNFLIPELVGRLDYRKGPYSSREGDFSSAGVASLSYANRLAKQIASASVGQDGYARTLLAGSRELAGGALLYAVEGMRNDGPWTRGDGYRKTNAVLRYSRGYANNGWSVTAMNYSGHWNATDQIPVRAVEQGLIGRYDNLDPTDGGEARRASLSGVWRRTDADSASKVSAYLIRNRLDLYSNFTYFLNDPENGDQFAQPDRRVTTGMDAQHTWHLHRGEEFSSDVTIGAQLQNDNIFNALLDTRARRRIATTREDHIVETSGAVFVESAVRWTEALRSVAGVRASRYRFRVDSDRLENSGRAHDTLVTPTLNIVYGPWTSTELYANYGHGFHSNDARGTVARIDPKTLDPVDRTPGLVRSRGYEFGIRSEAIPKMQTSLALYRLDFDSELSYIGDAGNTEAGDPSRRYGIEFSNYYRPVKWLSIDLDAAYARARSRGGNPAGNRIPGAIEGVAQLGLTVDRSGPWSGSLRLRWFGPRPLVEDDSVRSRSSLTLNGRIGYRIAKDLQLELEGFNLANRRDSAIDYFYESRLKGEAQAVADVHFHPIEPRSFRLSLVKNW; encoded by the coding sequence ATGAACTTACGCCTGATTCCCTGCGCGCTGGCCGCGCTCTCCGTCCACACCGCCGCGCAAGCCGACGACTTCATGCTCCAGCGCGTGCTGGTCGAAGGCGCGCGCGCCAGCCAGCTCGGCGTCGCCGACTCGGCCGGCGCCGGCAGCGCGGGCGCCAAGGACCTGGCCAACCGCATCGCCTACCGCCCGGGCGAGCTGCTCGAAGTTACGCCCGGCCTGATCGCCAGCCAGCACAGCGGCGAAGGCAAGGCCAACCAGTTCTACCTGCGCGGCTTCAACCTCGACCACGGCACCGACCTCGCCACCTGGGTCGACGGCATGCCGGTCAACCAGCGCAGCCACGCCCACGGCCAGGGCTGGACCGACCTCAACTTCCTGATCCCGGAACTGGTCGGCCGCCTCGACTACCGCAAGGGTCCCTACTCCTCGCGCGAAGGCGACTTTTCCTCGGCCGGCGTGGCCTCCCTCAGCTACGCCAACCGCCTGGCGAAGCAGATCGCCAGCGCCAGCGTGGGCCAGGACGGCTATGCGCGCACGCTGCTGGCCGGATCGCGCGAGCTGGCCGGCGGCGCCCTGCTCTACGCCGTCGAGGGCATGCGCAACGACGGCCCCTGGACCCGCGGCGACGGCTACCGCAAGACCAATGCGGTGCTGCGCTACAGCCGCGGCTACGCCAACAACGGCTGGAGCGTGACCGCCATGAACTACAGCGGCCACTGGAACGCCACCGACCAGATCCCCGTGCGCGCGGTCGAACAGGGCCTGATCGGCCGCTACGACAACCTCGATCCGACGGACGGCGGCGAAGCGCGCCGCGCCAGCCTGTCGGGCGTATGGCGCCGCACCGACGCCGACTCGGCCTCGAAAGTCAGCGCCTACCTGATCCGCAACCGGCTCGACCTGTATTCGAACTTCACCTACTTCCTGAACGATCCGGAGAACGGCGACCAGTTCGCCCAGCCGGACCGGCGCGTGACCACCGGCATGGACGCCCAGCACACCTGGCACCTGCACCGCGGCGAAGAATTCTCGTCCGATGTCACCATCGGCGCCCAGCTCCAGAACGACAACATCTTCAACGCCCTGCTCGACACCCGCGCGCGGCGCCGCATCGCCACCACGCGCGAAGACCACATCGTCGAAACCAGCGGCGCCGTCTTCGTCGAGAGCGCGGTGCGCTGGACCGAGGCGCTCAGGAGCGTGGCCGGCGTGCGCGCCAGCCGCTACCGCTTCCGGGTCGACAGCGACCGGCTGGAAAACAGCGGGCGCGCCCACGACACCCTGGTCACGCCCACGCTGAACATCGTCTACGGCCCCTGGACCTCGACCGAGCTGTACGCCAACTATGGCCATGGCTTTCACAGCAACGACGCGCGCGGCACGGTGGCCCGCATCGACCCCAAGACCCTCGATCCGGTCGATCGCACGCCTGGCCTGGTGCGTTCGCGCGGCTATGAATTCGGTATCCGCAGCGAAGCCATCCCGAAGATGCAGACCTCGCTCGCGCTCTACCGCCTCGACTTCGATTCCGAGCTGAGCTACATCGGCGACGCCGGCAACACCGAGGCGGGCGACCCGAGCCGCCGCTACGGCATCGAGTTCTCGAACTACTACCGCCCGGTCAAGTGGCTGTCGATCGACCTCGACGCCGCCTATGCGCGCGCCCGCTCGCGCGGCGGCAACCCGGCCGGCAACCGGATTCCCGGCGCGATCGAAGGCGTGGCCCAGCTCGGGCTGACGGTGGACCGCAGCGGCCCGTGGTCGGGTTCCCTGCGCCTGCGCTGGTTCGGCCCGCGCCCGCTGGTCGAGGACGACAGCGTGCGCTCGCGATCCAGCCTCACCCTGAACGGGCGCATCGGCTACCGGATCGCCAAGGACCTGCAGCTCGAACTGGAAGGCTTCAACCTCGCCAACCGGCGCGACTCCGCCATCGACTACTTCTACGAATCGCGCCTGAAGGGCGAGGCGCAGGCCGTGGCCGACGTCCATTTCCACCCGATCGAGCCGCGTTCCTTCCGCCTGAGTCTCGTCAAGAATTGGTGA
- a CDS encoding GDSL-type esterase/lipase family protein, with product MRFPVSHPLCALLLCLGALPAQAAPSTDCARLYREAQRAGGAGAFSWSTQAAPPAALPAAPLRIALWGDSLTSSRDFIDAALEASGIRAQAAHPSFIQAGAAIPGLRLPLKAACAAGSWQTGHAYKEVRKPAGYSPGLVSMQSDTPGATLFLDFRHPQATARLRQLDILFEKSAPQGSLLLAVSVDGGDEEMVPLSRTPDRVLRIQPAAPFASIRLRLVSGLLRLHGFLPLYQDAPAAILDTHSVPGGTLRAWANADERLFPPARAAGEDYDLILVQYGTNEGAAPSLRRAQYESYLRTHLARLRAFHPTPRCVLIGPPDRGAGYGAIHQQIAQAQKKIAPEFRCAAWDWQAAMGGTGSAARWARMAPPQMQGDLTHLSAKGYQASGRKFANDHPLDTH from the coding sequence ATGCGCTTCCCGGTTTCCCATCCGCTCTGCGCCCTGCTGCTCTGCCTGGGCGCCCTGCCGGCGCAGGCCGCGCCGTCCACCGACTGCGCCCGCCTGTACCGCGAGGCCCAGCGCGCCGGCGGCGCGGGCGCTTTCAGCTGGAGCACCCAGGCGGCCCCGCCGGCTGCCCTGCCTGCCGCGCCCCTGAGAATCGCCCTGTGGGGCGACAGCCTGACGTCCTCGCGCGACTTCATCGACGCCGCCCTCGAGGCCTCCGGCATCCGCGCCCAGGCGGCCCATCCGAGTTTCATCCAGGCCGGGGCCGCGATCCCGGGCCTGCGCCTGCCGCTCAAGGCCGCCTGCGCGGCGGGCAGCTGGCAGACCGGCCACGCCTACAAGGAAGTACGCAAGCCGGCCGGGTATTCGCCGGGCCTGGTCAGCATGCAGAGCGACACGCCCGGCGCCACCCTGTTCCTGGACTTCCGTCATCCGCAGGCGACCGCCCGCCTCAGGCAGCTCGACATCCTGTTCGAGAAGTCCGCGCCCCAGGGCTCGCTGCTGCTGGCCGTTTCGGTGGACGGCGGCGACGAAGAGATGGTGCCCCTGAGCCGCACTCCGGACCGGGTGCTGCGCATCCAGCCGGCCGCGCCCTTCGCCAGCATCCGCCTGCGCCTGGTCAGCGGCCTGCTGCGCCTGCACGGCTTCCTGCCGCTCTACCAGGACGCCCCGGCGGCCATCCTCGACACCCACAGCGTCCCGGGCGGCACGCTGCGCGCCTGGGCCAATGCCGACGAGCGCCTGTTCCCTCCCGCGCGGGCCGCCGGCGAAGACTATGACCTGATCCTGGTGCAGTACGGGACCAACGAGGGCGCCGCGCCGAGCTTGCGCCGCGCCCAGTACGAGAGCTACCTGCGCACCCATCTGGCGCGCCTGCGCGCCTTTCATCCGACGCCGCGCTGCGTCCTGATCGGACCGCCCGACCGCGGCGCCGGCTACGGCGCGATCCACCAGCAGATCGCGCAGGCGCAGAAGAAGATCGCGCCGGAATTCCGCTGCGCCGCCTGGGACTGGCAGGCCGCCATGGGCGGCACCGGGAGCGCGGCGCGCTGGGCGCGCATGGCGCCACCGCAGATGCAGGGCGACCTGACCCATTTGAGCGCCAAAGGCTACCAGGCCAGCGGCCGCAAGTTCGCCAACGACCACCCGCTCGACACTCATTGA